The following coding sequences are from one Streptomyces sp. NBC_00536 window:
- a CDS encoding AraC family transcriptional regulator, with product MGRRTVTVHHVRAVLAGARGAGVDIVPLLQEAQIPPLLLGDDRARVTPAQFARLFRALYRITQDEFLGLATAPSRPGTFAMMCHAALGCRDLGAAIERGAAFYRLFPGGPELDLEVSGGQARFSVHNDFGRDEERFLTECLLAIFHRLCSWLIGRRIPLADAAFVYPPPPHEDEYGLLFDCPVRFGQPRTGAVFDAHWLAAPLVRDEAALDAMLRRAPFDLLSRPEYGTTVAEQVRRTLSHELRVSPRLPELGEVAGRLAVSPATLRRRLRADGTSFQQLKDHVRRDAAIAGLAESGEPIAELAARLGFSEDTAFHRAFRRWTGTTPGAYRAHPGPVDRA from the coding sequence ATGGGGAGGCGGACGGTCACCGTGCACCACGTGCGCGCCGTGCTCGCCGGCGCGCGCGGCGCGGGCGTCGACATCGTGCCGCTGCTGCAGGAGGCGCAGATTCCGCCGCTGCTGCTGGGGGACGACCGGGCGCGCGTCACGCCCGCGCAGTTCGCCCGGCTGTTCCGCGCCCTGTACCGGATCACGCAGGACGAGTTCCTCGGCCTCGCGACGGCCCCCAGCCGCCCCGGCACCTTCGCCATGATGTGTCACGCCGCGCTGGGCTGCCGGGACCTCGGGGCGGCGATCGAGCGCGGCGCGGCCTTCTACCGGCTCTTCCCCGGCGGTCCGGAGCTGGACCTCGAAGTGAGCGGCGGCCAGGCGCGGTTCAGCGTCCACAACGACTTCGGCCGGGACGAGGAGCGGTTCCTCACCGAGTGCCTGCTCGCGATCTTCCACCGGCTGTGCAGCTGGCTGATCGGGCGGCGCATCCCGCTCGCCGACGCGGCGTTCGTCTATCCCCCGCCGCCGCACGAGGACGAGTACGGCCTGCTCTTCGACTGTCCGGTCCGCTTCGGGCAGCCGCGCACCGGGGCCGTCTTCGACGCGCACTGGCTGGCCGCGCCGCTCGTACGGGACGAGGCCGCGCTCGACGCGATGCTGCGGCGGGCCCCCTTCGACCTGCTGTCGCGCCCGGAGTACGGGACCACGGTCGCCGAGCAGGTGCGCCGGACGCTGAGCCACGAGCTGCGGGTGTCGCCGCGGCTGCCGGAACTGGGGGAGGTCGCGGGGCGGCTCGCGGTGTCCCCGGCGACGCTGCGGCGCCGGCTGCGGGCAGACGGGACCTCGTTCCAGCAGCTCAAGGACCATGTGCGGCGGGACGCGGCGATCGCGGGGCTGGCGGAGAGCGGGGAGCCGATCGCGGAGCTGGCGGCGCGGCTGGGGTTCTCCGAGGACACCGCCTTCCACCGGGCGTTCCGCCGCTGGACGGGCACCACCCCGGGCGCCTACCGCGCACACCCCGGCCCGGTGGACCGGGCGTAG
- a CDS encoding AMP-dependent synthetase/ligase, giving the protein METEQHEQQEPPRLVEPVKTVIDGVVREVSVPALVGASAHGTLGDIPFDNALQAPGEPVLARKDRDGVWHDVSAAAFAAEVLAVAKGLIAEGLRAGDRLAIMARTTYEWTLLDFAGWAAGLVTVPIYPTSSAHQARWIIEDSGAVACAVEDTVQARVISGERVALPGLAHLWEFDTGALARLVKAGERIPDALVHERRARCAPDSAATLIYTSGTTGRPKGCVLTHGNFLAEADNSVALLHPVFRSVSKDPASTLLFLPLSHVFGRTVAIGCLRARVKLGHAPSIQTDDLLADLAGFRPTFLLAIPYVLEKVYNTARATAEKLGRAASFDRAARIARSYGELAEGASPGLGLRAARALYDPLVYRRIRAALGGRVRYVLSGGSPLGRRLAAFYTGAGIEVFEGYGLTETTGASTVTPPLRPRLGTVGWPLPGTAVRIADDGEVLLHGRHVFAGYWNSGAGLPQGSWFPTGDIGELDADGYLTITGRKKDIIITSGGKNVAPAPLEDWLRAHPLVGQCMVVGDNRPYVTALITLEAEGLAHWRLMHKKQRMPLAELVRDEELRAELQKAVDEANKLVSRAESIRRFAVLPADFTEERGHLTPSMKIKRAAVARDHAREIEELYRK; this is encoded by the coding sequence GTGGAAACCGAGCAGCACGAGCAGCAAGAGCCCCCGCGGCTGGTGGAACCCGTCAAGACCGTGATCGACGGGGTGGTCCGGGAGGTTTCGGTGCCCGCGCTCGTCGGCGCCTCCGCCCACGGGACCCTCGGGGACATCCCCTTCGACAACGCCCTCCAGGCCCCCGGCGAGCCCGTGCTCGCCCGCAAGGACCGTGACGGCGTCTGGCACGACGTGAGCGCCGCCGCCTTCGCCGCCGAGGTGCTCGCCGTCGCGAAGGGCCTGATCGCCGAGGGCCTGCGGGCCGGCGACCGGCTCGCCATCATGGCCCGCACCACCTACGAGTGGACCCTGCTCGACTTCGCGGGCTGGGCGGCCGGGCTGGTCACCGTCCCCATCTACCCCACCTCCTCCGCCCACCAGGCCCGCTGGATCATCGAGGACTCCGGCGCCGTCGCCTGCGCCGTCGAGGACACCGTGCAGGCCCGCGTGATCAGCGGCGAACGGGTCGCCCTGCCCGGCCTCGCGCACCTGTGGGAATTCGACACCGGCGCCCTCGCCCGGCTGGTCAAGGCCGGTGAGCGGATCCCGGACGCGCTCGTGCACGAGCGCCGCGCACGCTGCGCGCCCGACTCGGCCGCCACCCTCATCTACACCTCCGGCACCACCGGCCGCCCCAAGGGCTGCGTCCTGACCCACGGCAACTTCCTTGCCGAAGCCGACAATTCGGTCGCCCTGCTGCACCCCGTCTTCCGGTCCGTCAGCAAGGACCCCGCCTCGACGCTCCTCTTCCTCCCGCTCTCCCACGTCTTCGGCCGCACCGTCGCCATCGGCTGCCTGCGCGCCCGCGTCAAGCTCGGCCACGCCCCGAGCATCCAGACCGACGACCTGCTCGCCGACCTCGCCGGATTCCGCCCGACCTTCCTCCTCGCCATCCCCTACGTGCTGGAGAAGGTCTACAACACCGCCCGCGCCACCGCCGAGAAACTCGGCCGCGCCGCCTCCTTCGACCGGGCCGCGCGCATCGCCCGCAGCTACGGCGAACTGGCCGAGGGCGCGTCCCCGGGGCTCGGGCTGCGCGCCGCCCGGGCGCTCTACGACCCGCTGGTCTACCGGCGGATCCGGGCCGCGCTCGGCGGCCGGGTGCGCTACGTCCTGAGCGGCGGCTCCCCGCTCGGCCGCCGCCTCGCCGCCTTCTACACGGGCGCGGGCATCGAGGTGTTCGAGGGGTACGGGCTCACGGAGACGACCGGGGCCAGTACGGTCACGCCCCCGCTCCGGCCCCGCCTCGGCACCGTCGGCTGGCCGCTGCCCGGCACCGCCGTGCGGATCGCGGACGACGGCGAGGTGCTGCTGCACGGCCGCCACGTCTTCGCCGGGTACTGGAACAGCGGCGCGGGCCTGCCCCAGGGCAGCTGGTTCCCCACCGGGGACATCGGCGAACTCGACGCCGACGGGTACCTGACGATCACCGGCCGCAAGAAGGACATCATCATCACCTCGGGCGGCAAGAACGTCGCGCCCGCGCCCCTGGAGGACTGGCTCCGCGCCCACCCGCTCGTCGGCCAGTGCATGGTGGTGGGCGACAACCGCCCGTACGTCACCGCGCTGATCACCCTGGAGGCGGAGGGGCTGGCGCACTGGCGGCTGATGCACAAGAAGCAGCGGATGCCGCTCGCCGAGCTGGTGCGCGACGAGGAGCTGCGCGCGGAGCTGCAGAAGGCCGTGGACGAGGCGAACAAGCTGGTCTCGCGCGCCGAATCGATCCGCCGCTTCGCGGTGCTGCCCGCCGACTTCACGGAGGAACGCGGCCACCTCACCCCCTCGATGAAGATCAAGCGGGCGGCGGTGGCCCGCGACCACGCCCGGGAGATCGAGGAGCTGTACCGGAAGTAG
- a CDS encoding alpha/beta hydrolase: MHRSRSRRTAVVSLAVLALASLGAGPGPRTSPSPDPAALARFYGQHIRWGDCPDQPGAPAALRCGTLTVPLDHADPAKGTLSIAMAKIPANGRKRLGSLLLNFGGPGGPGVEALAADPKAFADLGESYDLVAFDPRGVGHSAPVSCGGVLDAAPGDDSATGEDPGTGDDPAAQLAALRAVAERCAEHSGPVLPYIGTVHVARDLDVMRQALGDDKLNYLGFSYGTRLGAVYAAQFPRRVGRMVLDGVDTLTEPLVEQALVSAQGQQQALENFLRWCTRRQGCVYGTNTRTAKEKVNALVTRLDTQPLIGEDGSPFTGQDATRAIAGALYSQDSWPSLAEGLAAAERDGDPTGLLQLGGPTGPPPPEANPAPAAHPVPADNMEAALIAVNCADDPDRGDAKASPAAIEKEIDARAAEFRAASPVFGPHQLMTVLSCYGRPAGSGFLRAIDRPGAPRMLLVGTRGDPATPYRWTEETAARLGSAVVLDYKGDGHAAYFHSVCVRERVNAFLVEGELASGTMSCPAGDS; encoded by the coding sequence GTGCACCGGTCCCGTTCCCGCCGTACCGCTGTCGTAAGCCTCGCCGTGCTGGCGCTGGCCTCGCTGGGGGCCGGGCCCGGCCCCCGCACGAGTCCGAGCCCCGACCCCGCCGCCCTCGCCCGCTTCTACGGCCAGCACATCCGCTGGGGGGACTGCCCGGACCAGCCCGGCGCGCCCGCCGCCCTGCGCTGCGGCACCCTCACCGTGCCCCTCGACCACGCCGACCCCGCCAAGGGCACGCTCTCGATAGCCATGGCCAAGATCCCCGCCAACGGCCGCAAACGGCTCGGCTCGCTCCTCCTGAACTTCGGCGGGCCCGGCGGCCCGGGCGTCGAGGCGCTCGCCGCCGACCCCAAGGCCTTCGCCGACCTCGGCGAGTCCTACGACCTGGTCGCCTTCGACCCGCGCGGGGTCGGCCACAGCGCACCGGTCAGCTGCGGCGGCGTCCTCGACGCGGCCCCCGGCGACGACTCCGCGACCGGCGAGGATCCCGGGACCGGCGACGACCCCGCCGCGCAGCTCGCGGCCCTGCGCGCGGTGGCCGAGCGCTGCGCGGAGCACTCCGGCCCCGTGCTCCCGTACATCGGGACGGTCCACGTGGCGCGCGACCTGGACGTGATGCGCCAGGCGCTCGGCGACGACAAGCTCAACTACCTCGGCTTCTCCTACGGCACCCGGCTCGGCGCGGTGTACGCCGCGCAGTTCCCGCGCCGCGTCGGCCGGATGGTCCTCGACGGGGTCGACACGCTGACCGAACCGCTGGTGGAGCAGGCACTTGTATCGGCCCAGGGGCAGCAGCAGGCACTGGAGAACTTCCTGCGCTGGTGCACCCGCCGGCAGGGCTGTGTCTACGGAACCAACACCCGCACCGCCAAGGAGAAGGTGAACGCCCTCGTCACCCGCCTCGACACACAGCCGCTGATCGGCGAGGACGGCTCGCCCTTCACCGGGCAGGACGCCACCCGGGCCATCGCCGGCGCGCTCTACTCGCAGGATTCCTGGCCTTCGCTCGCCGAGGGCCTGGCGGCCGCCGAGCGGGACGGCGACCCCACCGGGCTGCTGCAACTGGGCGGACCGACCGGCCCGCCGCCCCCGGAGGCGAACCCCGCGCCCGCGGCGCACCCGGTGCCCGCCGACAACATGGAGGCCGCGCTGATCGCGGTGAACTGCGCCGACGACCCCGACCGGGGTGACGCGAAGGCCAGTCCGGCCGCGATCGAGAAGGAGATCGACGCCCGGGCGGCCGAATTCCGCGCCGCCTCACCGGTCTTCGGGCCGCACCAGCTGATGACGGTCCTGTCCTGCTACGGACGCCCCGCGGGCAGCGGCTTCCTGCGCGCCATCGACCGGCCGGGCGCCCCGCGCATGTTGCTGGTCGGCACGCGCGGGGACCCGGCGACCCCGTACCGCTGGACCGAGGAGACCGCGGCGCGGCTCGGCTCGGCGGTGGTGCTGGACTACAAGGGCGACGGGCACGCCGCCTACTTCCACTCGGTGTGCGTGCGCGAGCGGGTCAACGCCTTCCTCGTCGAGGGGGAGCTGGCGAGCGGGACGATGTCGTGCCCCGCCGGTGACTCTTGA
- a CDS encoding AMP-dependent synthetase/ligase, with protein MDAVRPDTLAVFTRWTARRYGPETALRFRRGGAWQTRTYAELDARVGEVGRALLALGVAPGERVAVLAETRPEWTYTHFGVLAAGAVMVPVYPTAGAEELAWVLSDSASVVVVCDDETQAARVTALRAGLPGLPGLREVVLMDPGELEGKGSDQQGPTPLLSSFAGAAAGSTEGELDARAAAVGPDDDASIVYTSGTTGLPKGCRLTHGNLGAIQDATLPLIKGGPGDSTYLYLPLAHLLAQLIQFTTLLEGGELAYFGGRIENVIAELAEARPTHLPSVPRLFEKLHSVVLSLAEAQEGGRARFEEAVRLGVLAADGELPEESRDAYEAAEKSLYSLVRGAFGGRLRWALTGGAPIAPATLDFLRACGIAVFEGYGMTESGGVISLNHPAAVRYGTVGRPIAGCEVRIADDGEVLARGPMVFPGYHANPDATKETVDPGGWLHTGDLGALDEDGFLSITGRKKELIITSSGKNITPTEVEFAIQRSRFVSRAVMIGDHRPHPVALIALDAEEITAWAAREGLDLAGTPSTHPAVRALVEAAVTEANASVSRPARIRAFHILDREFTVESGALTPTLKLRRKAVSERYAREIEALYAD; from the coding sequence ATGGACGCTGTACGACCGGACACGCTGGCGGTGTTCACCCGCTGGACCGCCCGTCGGTACGGGCCCGAGACCGCCCTGCGCTTCCGGCGCGGGGGCGCCTGGCAGACCCGGACGTACGCCGAACTGGACGCCCGCGTCGGCGAGGTGGGCCGGGCGCTGCTGGCCCTCGGGGTCGCGCCGGGCGAGCGGGTCGCCGTACTCGCCGAAACCCGGCCGGAGTGGACGTACACCCACTTCGGGGTACTGGCGGCGGGCGCCGTCATGGTGCCGGTGTACCCGACGGCGGGCGCAGAGGAACTGGCCTGGGTGCTCTCCGACTCGGCGTCGGTGGTCGTCGTCTGCGATGACGAGACGCAGGCGGCGCGGGTGACGGCCCTGCGGGCGGGGCTGCCGGGGCTGCCCGGGCTCCGTGAGGTGGTGCTGATGGACCCGGGGGAATTGGAGGGGAAGGGGAGTGACCAGCAGGGACCCACGCCCCTCCTCTCCTCCTTCGCGGGCGCGGCGGCCGGCTCGACGGAGGGCGAACTCGACGCCCGGGCGGCGGCCGTGGGGCCGGACGACGACGCGTCGATCGTCTACACCTCCGGCACCACCGGCCTCCCCAAGGGATGCCGCCTCACCCACGGCAACCTCGGCGCCATCCAGGACGCCACCCTCCCGCTGATCAAGGGCGGCCCGGGCGACTCGACGTACCTCTACCTGCCGCTCGCACACCTGCTGGCCCAGCTGATCCAGTTCACCACCCTGCTGGAGGGCGGGGAACTGGCGTACTTCGGCGGCCGGATCGAGAACGTCATCGCCGAACTCGCCGAGGCCCGCCCGACTCATCTCCCTTCCGTGCCACGCCTGTTCGAGAAACTGCACTCCGTGGTCCTCTCCCTCGCCGAAGCGCAGGAGGGCGGCCGCGCGCGCTTCGAGGAAGCGGTGCGCCTGGGCGTCCTGGCGGCGGACGGCGAACTGCCGGAGGAGTCCCGGGACGCGTACGAGGCGGCCGAGAAATCCCTCTACTCCCTGGTCCGGGGCGCCTTCGGCGGGCGGCTGCGGTGGGCGCTCACGGGCGGCGCGCCCATCGCGCCCGCGACCCTGGACTTCCTGCGGGCCTGCGGGATCGCGGTCTTCGAGGGGTACGGGATGACCGAGTCGGGCGGGGTCATCAGCCTCAACCACCCGGCGGCGGTCCGCTACGGCACGGTCGGGCGGCCCATCGCGGGCTGCGAGGTGCGGATCGCGGACGACGGCGAGGTACTGGCCCGGGGCCCGATGGTCTTCCCGGGCTACCACGCCAACCCGGACGCCACGAAGGAGACCGTCGACCCCGGGGGCTGGCTGCACACGGGCGACCTGGGGGCCCTGGACGAGGACGGATTCCTGAGCATCACGGGCCGCAAGAAGGAACTGATCATCACCTCATCGGGCAAGAACATCACGCCGACGGAAGTGGAGTTCGCGATCCAGCGCTCCCGCTTCGTCTCCCGCGCGGTGATGATCGGCGACCACCGCCCCCACCCGGTCGCCCTGATCGCGCTGGACGCCGAGGAGATCACCGCCTGGGCCGCCCGCGAGGGCCTCGACCTCGCCGGTACGCCGTCCACGCACCCGGCGGTCCGCGCCCTGGTCGAGGCCGCGGTGACCGAAGCCAACGCGTCGGTCTCCCGCCCGGCCCGCATCCGCGCCTTCCACATCCTGGACCGGGAGTTCACGGTGGAGTCGGGCGCCCTGACCCCGACGCTGAAACTCCGCCGGAAGGCGGTGAGCGAACGCTACGCGCGGGAGATAGAGGCCTTGTACGCGGACTGA
- a CDS encoding lipase family protein yields MRIRSTAIRSTALAAVSALSLALAGGIPATTAHASADAARAADRPGDVVASAPSSFRPAPGQSTNTKAWKIHYRSTTADGAPNVVSGTVIVPQDGRAGPRPLVSYAVGTVGLDDSCAPSDHFPNGTSSEGSLIQRLTQRGWAVVVTDYEGLGTPGPHTYAVGPSEGHAVLDAARAAQRLPEAGLPASGPVGIMGYSQGGQASSWAAELQGSYAPELQVKGAAAGGVPADLLKVMDFNNGSAGSGLIFMAAAGQDAAFPELNLDSYLNPAGKTFVAGLRTHCAAIDTIGGSFKRISDMTTRDPLAQPDWQTRMNQSKLGRTAPATPVYQYHAVSDEFIPYAVAQQLRADWCAKGANVHWHAIPGRGHITGGISGAAAAGNWLADRFAGRPADSNC; encoded by the coding sequence ATGCGCATCCGAAGCACCGCGATCCGAAGCACCGCACTCGCCGCCGTATCCGCCCTGTCCCTGGCCCTGGCGGGCGGGATCCCCGCCACCACCGCCCATGCCTCGGCCGACGCGGCGCGGGCCGCCGACCGGCCCGGCGACGTGGTCGCCAGCGCCCCCTCGTCGTTCCGCCCGGCGCCGGGCCAGTCCACCAACACCAAGGCCTGGAAGATCCATTACCGCTCGACCACCGCCGACGGCGCCCCCAACGTGGTCTCCGGCACCGTGATCGTCCCGCAGGACGGCCGCGCCGGCCCCCGCCCCCTGGTCAGCTACGCCGTCGGCACGGTCGGCCTCGACGACTCCTGCGCGCCCAGCGACCACTTCCCCAACGGCACCTCCTCGGAGGGCAGTCTCATCCAGCGGCTCACCCAGCGCGGCTGGGCGGTGGTCGTCACCGACTACGAGGGCCTCGGCACCCCGGGCCCGCACACCTACGCCGTCGGCCCGTCGGAGGGGCACGCCGTCCTCGACGCGGCGCGCGCCGCCCAGCGGCTGCCGGAGGCCGGGCTGCCGGCCTCCGGCCCGGTCGGCATCATGGGGTACTCGCAGGGCGGCCAGGCCTCCAGCTGGGCGGCCGAGCTGCAGGGCTCGTACGCCCCCGAACTCCAGGTCAAGGGGGCGGCGGCCGGCGGGGTCCCGGCGGACCTGCTCAAGGTCATGGACTTCAACAACGGCTCCGCCGGCTCCGGCCTCATCTTCATGGCCGCCGCGGGCCAGGACGCGGCCTTCCCGGAACTGAACCTGGACTCCTATCTCAACCCGGCGGGCAAGACCTTCGTCGCCGGTCTCAGGACCCACTGCGCCGCGATCGACACGATCGGCGGCTCCTTCAAGCGGATCTCCGACATGACCACGAGGGACCCGCTGGCCCAGCCCGACTGGCAGACCCGGATGAACCAGTCCAAGCTCGGCCGGACCGCACCGGCCACGCCGGTGTACCAGTACCACGCGGTCAGCGACGAGTTCATCCCGTACGCCGTCGCCCAGCAGCTGCGCGCCGACTGGTGTGCGAAGGGCGCGAACGTCCACTGGCACGCGATCCCGGGCCGCGGCCACATCACCGGGGGGATCAGCGGGGCGGCCGCGGCGGGCAACTGGCTGGCCGACCGCTTCGCCGGGCGCCCGGCGGACAGCAACTGCTGA
- a CDS encoding GNAT family N-acetyltransferase, whose protein sequence is MDGSAAVRAEDAFKVIYAEVFAEPPYNETADDVDAAFRRFHVQARIPGFRAALARSAEGEPIGMAYGHPLQPDAVWWDELTEPVSDEMRREDGRRTFGLFELAVRGPWRGQGVARRLHETLLDGIGAERVLLNVQPANKAATAAYRAWGYRKIAEAWPWGEGTDLRDVMMLGLPGGGRVEPA, encoded by the coding sequence TTGGACGGATCGGCCGCGGTGCGGGCCGAGGACGCGTTCAAGGTGATCTACGCCGAAGTGTTCGCGGAGCCTCCGTACAACGAGACCGCTGACGATGTCGACGCGGCCTTCCGGCGCTTCCATGTGCAGGCTCGGATTCCCGGCTTCCGGGCCGCCTTGGCCCGTAGCGCGGAGGGCGAGCCGATCGGCATGGCATACGGCCATCCGCTTCAGCCCGACGCCGTGTGGTGGGACGAGCTGACCGAGCCCGTGTCCGACGAGATGCGGCGCGAGGACGGGCGCCGCACCTTCGGGCTCTTCGAGCTCGCCGTGCGCGGACCGTGGCGGGGGCAGGGGGTCGCGCGGCGGCTGCACGAGACGCTGCTCGACGGCATCGGGGCCGAGCGGGTGCTGTTGAACGTCCAGCCGGCGAACAAGGCCGCGACGGCCGCCTACCGGGCGTGGGGCTACCGCAAGATCGCCGAGGCGTGGCCATGGGGCGAGGGAACGGACCTGCGTGACGTGATGATGCTCGGTCTGCCGGGTGGGGGCCGCGTGGAGCCTGCGTGA